Proteins from a genomic interval of Streptomyces fodineus:
- a CDS encoding response regulator transcription factor codes for MRLLLVEDDNHVAAALSAVLARHGFDVTHARSGEEALQALVPEGNGFGVVLLDLGLPDQDGYEVCGKIRKRTSTPVIMVTARSDVRSRIHGLNLGADDYVVKPYDTGELLARIHAVSRRSVHEDAATGGESTLHLGPMRIELPTRQVTVDGSVIQLTRKEFDLLALLAQRPGVVFRREQIISEVWRTSWEGTGRTLEVHVASLRAKLRMPALIETVRGVGYRLVAPAA; via the coding sequence ATGAGACTGCTGCTCGTCGAGGACGACAACCACGTCGCCGCGGCCCTGTCCGCCGTACTCGCGCGACACGGCTTCGACGTCACCCACGCGCGCAGCGGCGAGGAGGCCCTCCAGGCGCTCGTCCCCGAGGGCAACGGCTTCGGCGTGGTCCTGCTCGACCTGGGCCTGCCCGACCAGGACGGCTACGAGGTCTGCGGCAAGATACGCAAGCGCACCAGCACCCCGGTGATCATGGTCACCGCGCGCTCCGACGTCCGCTCCCGGATCCACGGGCTCAACCTGGGCGCCGACGACTACGTGGTGAAGCCGTACGACACCGGGGAACTGCTCGCCCGTATCCATGCCGTCAGCCGGCGCAGCGTGCACGAGGACGCGGCGACCGGCGGCGAGAGCACCCTGCACCTCGGTCCCATGCGCATCGAACTGCCCACCCGGCAGGTCACCGTGGATGGTTCGGTAATCCAACTGACCCGCAAGGAGTTCGATCTGCTCGCCCTGCTCGCACAGCGCCCCGGCGTGGTCTTCCGGCGGGAACAGATCATCAGCGAGGTCTGGCGCACCAGTTGGGAGGGCACCGGCCGCACCCTGGAGGTGCATGTCGCCTCCCTGCGCGCCAAACTGCGCATGCCCGCCCTGATCGAGACCGTACGCGGCGTCGGCTACCGGCTCGTCGCCCCGGCCGCCTAG
- a CDS encoding glutamate ABC transporter substrate-binding protein, protein MKLRKVTAASAVVLALTVGATACGGGKKNGSGSSGGGKTIAIGIKFDQPGIGQKTPQGYSGFDVDVATYVAKKLGYSADQIEWKESKSADRETMLQRGDVDFIAASYSITPARQQKVDFAGPYLLAHQDVLIRANDNSIKSPADLNHKKLCSVTGSTSAQNVHDTLAPKAQLQQYPTYSACLTGLQSKAIDALTTDDSILAGYAAQSQFKGKFKLGGFKMTNENYGIGVKKGSALKDKINKALEEMVSDGSWAAAVKKNFGPADYKNEPAPKIGDIKS, encoded by the coding sequence ATGAAGCTCCGCAAGGTCACCGCCGCCTCGGCCGTCGTACTCGCCCTTACCGTGGGGGCCACCGCGTGCGGCGGCGGGAAGAAGAACGGCAGCGGTTCCTCCGGCGGCGGCAAGACGATCGCCATCGGCATCAAGTTCGACCAGCCCGGCATCGGCCAGAAGACCCCGCAGGGCTACTCGGGCTTCGACGTCGACGTGGCCACCTACGTCGCCAAGAAGCTCGGTTACAGCGCGGACCAGATCGAGTGGAAGGAGTCGAAGAGCGCCGACCGCGAGACCATGCTGCAGCGCGGTGACGTCGACTTCATCGCCGCCTCGTACTCGATCACCCCGGCGCGCCAGCAGAAGGTCGACTTCGCCGGCCCGTACCTGCTGGCCCACCAGGACGTGCTGATCCGCGCCAACGACAACTCCATCAAGTCGCCGGCCGACCTCAACCACAAGAAGCTCTGTTCGGTGACGGGCTCGACGTCGGCGCAGAACGTGCACGACACGCTCGCCCCCAAGGCGCAGCTCCAGCAGTACCCGACGTACTCGGCGTGCCTGACCGGTCTGCAGAGCAAGGCGATCGACGCGCTGACCACGGACGACTCGATCCTCGCCGGCTACGCCGCCCAGTCCCAGTTCAAGGGCAAGTTCAAGCTCGGCGGCTTCAAGATGACCAACGAGAACTACGGCATCGGCGTCAAGAAGGGCAGCGCCCTCAAGGACAAGATCAACAAGGCGCTCGAGGAGATGGTCTCCGACGGTTCCTGGGCGGCGGCCGTGAAGAAGAACTTCGGCCCGGCCGACTACAAGAACGAGCCCGCCCCGAAGATCGGCGACATCAAGAGCTGA
- a CDS encoding sensor histidine kinase encodes MRTRLLPLLIVLMAAVLLALGLPLALSLAAAQQQRVVVDRIDDTARFAALAQFVTDGHSGSRRTSTDERLEALRSELDSYYGVYGIRAGVFYRNGTAMANAPGDWFVPRTGEMRGAFDEALLSRRSHDPKQVWPWQRSRLVVASPVIRDGDVVAVVVTDSPTGQMRSRILRGWLFIAAGESAAMLLAVGAALRLTGWVLRPVRVLDATTHDIATGRLKSRVAVAGGPPELRRLARSFNEMADNVEDVLEQQRAFVADASHQLRNPLAALLLRIELLALDLPEGNEEIASVRTEGKRLAQVLDDLLDLALAEHAEADLRLTDIGALTEERVAAWSPAADAKGVRLTGDCPPTTAWADPITLSSALDAVIDNAVKFTPEGGTVDVTVVADGSTSTVVVTDTGPGLTDEELARVGDRFWRSGRHQNIKGSGLGLSIVRALLMAGGGSIEYAHHEPRGLRVTVRVPRHGES; translated from the coding sequence GTGCGCACACGGCTGCTGCCGCTGCTCATCGTCCTGATGGCGGCCGTCCTCCTCGCCCTCGGCCTGCCGCTCGCCCTCAGCCTGGCCGCCGCACAGCAGCAGCGGGTCGTCGTCGACCGCATCGACGACACGGCACGCTTCGCGGCGCTCGCCCAGTTCGTCACCGACGGCCACAGCGGGTCCCGGCGCACCAGCACCGACGAGCGTCTGGAGGCCCTGCGCAGCGAACTGGACAGCTACTACGGCGTCTACGGCATCCGCGCGGGTGTCTTCTACCGCAACGGCACGGCGATGGCCAACGCCCCGGGCGACTGGTTCGTACCGCGGACGGGGGAGATGCGGGGGGCCTTCGACGAGGCGCTGCTCAGCCGGCGCAGCCACGACCCCAAGCAGGTCTGGCCCTGGCAGCGCAGCCGGCTGGTCGTCGCCTCTCCGGTGATCCGGGACGGGGACGTCGTGGCGGTCGTGGTCACCGACTCGCCCACCGGGCAGATGCGTTCGCGGATCCTGCGCGGCTGGCTGTTCATCGCGGCCGGCGAGAGCGCGGCGATGCTGCTGGCCGTCGGCGCGGCGCTGCGGCTGACCGGCTGGGTGCTCAGACCGGTACGGGTGCTGGACGCCACCACGCACGACATCGCCACCGGACGGCTGAAGTCCCGGGTCGCGGTCGCCGGCGGGCCGCCGGAACTCAGACGGCTGGCCCGGTCGTTCAACGAGATGGCGGACAACGTCGAGGATGTGCTGGAGCAGCAGCGTGCCTTCGTCGCGGATGCCTCGCACCAGTTGCGCAACCCCCTCGCGGCGCTGCTGCTGCGCATCGAACTGCTCGCTCTGGACCTCCCGGAGGGCAATGAGGAGATCGCCTCGGTCCGCACCGAGGGCAAGCGCCTCGCGCAGGTCCTGGACGATCTGCTCGACCTGGCGCTGGCCGAACACGCCGAGGCGGACCTGCGGCTGACCGACATCGGGGCGCTCACCGAGGAGCGGGTCGCCGCCTGGTCACCGGCCGCCGACGCCAAGGGTGTCCGGCTGACCGGGGACTGCCCGCCCACGACCGCCTGGGCGGACCCGATCACCCTGTCCAGCGCCCTGGACGCGGTGATCGACAACGCCGTGAAGTTCACCCCCGAGGGCGGCACGGTGGATGTCACCGTCGTCGCCGACGGCTCCACCTCCACCGTCGTCGTCACCGACACCGGACCCGGCCTCACCGACGAGGAACTCGCGCGCGTGGGCGACCGCTTCTGGCGCAGTGGCCGTCACCAGAACATCAAGGGCTCGGGCCTCGGCCTCTCCATCGTGCGCGCGTTGCTCATGGCGGGCGGCGGCTCGATCGAGTACGCCCACCATGAGCCGCGGGGGTTGCGGGTGACGGTGCGCGTGCCCCGGCACGGGGAATCCTGA
- a CDS encoding TAXI family TRAP transporter solute-binding subunit — MSKVLPRISRRRALPAAAAGAVVLGLLLWWLLPLGEKPPRGTIVFSTGTPRGVYQEYGERLRAEFAKDMPDLKVRLLNSAGSQENVERVATGKADFTIAAADAVGAYELAHGGSAGRLRGVARLYDDYVQLVVPSDSDIRNLADLRHKRVAIGLPHSGVRLIADRVLKAAGIDPRRDITPFADGIDTGPDRLEQHKIDAFFWSGGLPTKGLVTLARKSAFKFVPIQDDLVTRLHREGQEARYYRATNIPESTYRAVQSTEVPTIAVANLLMTRTDVDPRLTEWVTRTVIKSRDGIGAHVHSAQLVDLRTAIYTDPLPLQEGARRYYRSMKP, encoded by the coding sequence ATGTCCAAGGTGCTCCCCCGTATCAGCAGACGCCGGGCGCTGCCGGCCGCGGCCGCCGGTGCCGTCGTGCTCGGGCTGCTGCTGTGGTGGCTGCTGCCGCTGGGCGAGAAGCCGCCGAGAGGGACGATCGTCTTCAGCACGGGCACACCCCGAGGGGTGTACCAGGAGTACGGCGAGCGGCTGCGCGCCGAGTTCGCCAAGGACATGCCCGACCTGAAGGTGAGGCTGCTCAACAGCGCCGGTTCACAGGAGAACGTGGAGCGGGTGGCGACCGGCAAGGCCGACTTCACCATCGCGGCGGCCGACGCGGTGGGGGCGTACGAGCTGGCGCACGGCGGCAGCGCCGGACGACTGCGCGGGGTGGCCCGGCTCTACGACGACTACGTACAGCTCGTCGTGCCCAGCGACTCGGACATCAGAAACCTCGCGGACCTGCGGCACAAGCGGGTGGCGATCGGGCTGCCCCACTCCGGGGTGCGGCTGATCGCCGACCGGGTCCTCAAGGCCGCCGGCATCGACCCGCGCAGGGACATCACCCCGTTCGCGGACGGCATAGACACCGGGCCCGACCGGCTGGAGCAGCACAAGATCGACGCTTTCTTCTGGTCGGGCGGGCTGCCCACCAAGGGACTCGTCACGCTGGCCAGGAAGTCCGCCTTCAAGTTCGTGCCGATCCAGGACGACCTCGTCACCCGGCTGCACCGGGAAGGCCAGGAGGCGCGCTACTACCGGGCCACCAACATCCCCGAGTCCACCTACCGGGCCGTACAGAGCACCGAGGTCCCGACGATCGCCGTGGCCAACCTCCTGATGACCCGCACGGACGTGGACCCCCGGCTGACCGAGTGGGTGACCCGTACGGTCATCAAGAGCCGCGACGGCATCGGCGCCCACGTCCACTCCGCCCAGCTGGTGGACCTGCGCACCGCCATCTACACCGATCCTTTGCCGCTCCAGGAGGGCGCCCGGCGCTATTACCGGTCGATGAAGCCGTAG
- a CDS encoding putative leader peptide, producing the protein MTDTCVRLWRRVHMDLVRYAGCVCRPSC; encoded by the coding sequence ATGACCGACACCTGCGTGCGCCTGTGGCGGAGGGTCCACATGGACCTCGTCCGCTATGCGGGCTGCGTGTGTCGCCCGTCCTGCTGA
- a CDS encoding MarR family winged helix-turn-helix transcriptional regulator: protein MSDTRDTLDAALRLVRAQAALVRRFDSRLGGLHGVSLADFTVLLRLGQAPGGRMRRVDLAEALGLTASGVTRGLAPLERIGLVTREPDVRDARVAYASLTATGRRRLKDMLATAEETATEVFAAPAWSADDIAQLSSLLARLGGTGLTGR, encoded by the coding sequence ATGAGTGACACCCGGGACACCCTGGACGCGGCACTGCGGCTGGTACGGGCCCAGGCGGCGCTCGTACGGCGCTTCGACTCCCGGCTGGGCGGGCTCCACGGGGTCAGCCTGGCCGACTTCACCGTGCTGCTACGGCTGGGGCAGGCGCCCGGCGGCCGTATGCGCCGGGTCGACCTCGCCGAGGCACTGGGCCTGACGGCCTCCGGGGTCACCCGGGGGCTCGCTCCGCTGGAGCGGATCGGGCTGGTCACCCGCGAACCGGACGTCCGGGACGCGCGCGTGGCCTACGCATCGCTGACCGCGACGGGCCGACGGCGCCTGAAGGACATGCTCGCCACGGCCGAGGAGACAGCCACCGAGGTCTTCGCCGCCCCGGCGTGGAGCGCCGACGACATCGCACAGCTGTCCTCCCTGCTGGCCCGCCTCGGCGGCACGGGCCTGACCGGCCGCTGA
- a CDS encoding amino acid ABC transporter permease has translation MFDFLDKYDVLGAFWTTVQLTLLSAVGSLVWGTLLAAMRVGPVPLMRGFGTAYVNIVRNIPLTVIILFASLGLHDTLNITLGAADNVDTANFRLAVLGLIVYTSSFVCEAIRAGINTVPVGQAEAARAIGLSFTQVLFLVVLPQAFRAAVLPLANVLIALTKNTTVAAAIGVAEAALLMKKMVENEAQLLAISAVIAFGFCCLTLPTGLILGWVSKKVAVKR, from the coding sequence GTGTTCGACTTTCTTGACAAGTACGACGTGCTGGGCGCCTTCTGGACGACAGTGCAGCTGACGCTGCTGTCCGCCGTGGGCTCCCTGGTCTGGGGCACCCTGCTGGCCGCCATGCGGGTCGGCCCGGTGCCGCTGATGCGCGGTTTCGGCACCGCCTACGTGAACATCGTGCGGAACATCCCGCTCACGGTGATCATTCTGTTCGCCTCGCTCGGGCTGCACGACACGCTGAACATCACTCTGGGCGCGGCGGACAACGTCGACACGGCGAACTTCCGGCTGGCCGTGCTCGGCCTGATCGTCTACACGTCGTCGTTCGTCTGTGAGGCGATCCGTGCCGGCATCAACACGGTGCCGGTCGGCCAGGCGGAGGCCGCCCGGGCCATCGGCCTGAGCTTCACCCAGGTGCTGTTCCTGGTCGTACTCCCGCAGGCCTTCCGCGCGGCCGTCCTCCCGCTGGCCAACGTCCTGATCGCGTTGACGAAGAACACGACGGTGGCGGCCGCGATCGGCGTGGCGGAAGCGGCGCTCCTGATGAAGAAGATGGTGGAGAACGAGGCACAGCTGCTGGCGATCTCCGCGGTCATCGCCTTCGGGTTCTGCTGCCTGACCCTGCCGACCGGTCTGATCCTCGGATGGGTGAGCAAGAAGGTGGCGGTGAAGCGATGA
- a CDS encoding MazG nucleotide pyrophosphohydrolase domain-containing protein has protein sequence MSTSPADLVREFHRAFGLDARRTPTEVHPELAAHRGELLAEEAAEVAEVAVDGPLDRLAHELADVVYVAYGTALVHGIDLDQVIAEIHRANMSKLGPDGQVARRADGKVLKGEHYRAPDVSAVLRRQGWIPAARRGAAEPSA, from the coding sequence ATGAGCACTTCGCCCGCCGACCTCGTCCGAGAGTTCCACCGCGCCTTCGGCCTTGACGCCCGCAGAACGCCGACGGAGGTGCACCCCGAACTGGCCGCGCACCGTGGGGAACTGCTCGCCGAGGAGGCCGCGGAGGTCGCCGAGGTCGCGGTCGACGGCCCGCTGGACAGGCTCGCGCACGAACTGGCCGACGTGGTCTACGTGGCGTACGGCACGGCGCTGGTCCATGGCATCGACCTCGACCAGGTGATCGCCGAGATCCACCGCGCCAACATGAGCAAGCTCGGCCCGGACGGGCAGGTCGCCCGCCGGGCCGACGGCAAGGTCCTCAAGGGGGAGCACTACCGGGCCCCGGACGTGTCGGCCGTACTGCGCCGCCAGGGCTGGATACCGGCGGCGCGGCGCGGTGCCGCGGAGCCGAGCGCCTAG
- a CDS encoding FAD-dependent monooxygenase, translating to MDPVIIVGAGPVGLTLALALARQEVPSVVLDEGPGKDEPRPARTVVLREDTAALLERLTGVPLGEQGVRWAGWRSVRRKQVLNEIAFGEDDPAAPLHIAQHVVTAALRAAIADEPLVRTAVDSRLDAIEQERSGVAAHTRGANGTWWRGSYLVGCDGSRSIVRKLLDIRFPGRTAVERHAVAALRVELPWEGRALLHRTPPWRQSGPSAGEVTARPLPDGVWRLDWLLPPGKELVTPEILVARIRETLAGWANGSTPPYDLLDTGVHTVHHRLARRWRAGRVFLAGDAAHLLGALGTQGLDEGLRDADNLAWKLGPAWHHGPREALLDSYQAERRAVVAARLRAADQVLPVLRGSGGLRQIVPGTARGHDALLTDGHLGRGPLGAPGVYAGSPLAPRQLEGVIPVDTPPGAQVTDVRVTAEDGSFVQLRERLGRGALLVVLIAPGTGVWDRKHWMSAGIMPRLAAAVSALPYPGELLVAESYPGAPAHSVLLVRPDGHLVTALSGVRPADLYVAAAATMGGADKEEAAAQAASGAR from the coding sequence ATGGACCCGGTGATCATCGTCGGAGCGGGGCCCGTCGGGCTCACGCTGGCCCTGGCGCTGGCCCGCCAGGAGGTGCCCTCCGTCGTCCTGGACGAGGGCCCCGGCAAGGACGAGCCCCGCCCGGCGCGCACGGTCGTCCTGCGCGAGGACACGGCAGCCCTGCTGGAGCGGCTGACCGGAGTGCCGCTCGGTGAGCAGGGTGTGCGCTGGGCCGGCTGGCGGTCGGTCAGGCGCAAGCAGGTGCTGAACGAGATCGCCTTCGGCGAGGACGATCCCGCCGCCCCCCTGCACATCGCCCAGCACGTCGTCACGGCCGCTCTGCGCGCGGCCATCGCCGACGAGCCACTGGTGCGGACGGCCGTGGACAGCCGCCTGGACGCGATCGAGCAGGAGCGTTCCGGCGTCGCCGCGCACACCCGTGGCGCGAACGGCACCTGGTGGCGTGGCAGTTACCTGGTCGGCTGCGACGGCTCGCGCTCCATCGTGCGCAAACTCCTGGACATCCGGTTCCCGGGCCGTACGGCGGTGGAGCGGCACGCGGTCGCCGCGCTGCGCGTGGAACTTCCGTGGGAGGGCCGCGCGTTGCTTCATCGGACGCCGCCGTGGCGGCAGTCCGGGCCCTCGGCCGGGGAGGTGACCGCCCGCCCCCTCCCGGACGGCGTGTGGCGCCTGGACTGGCTGCTGCCACCGGGCAAGGAGCTGGTCACGCCCGAGATCCTGGTGGCCCGGATCCGCGAGACGCTCGCGGGCTGGGCGAACGGCTCCACACCGCCGTACGACCTGCTCGACACCGGTGTCCACACGGTGCACCACCGGCTGGCCCGCCGGTGGCGCGCCGGCCGGGTCTTCCTCGCCGGGGACGCGGCCCATCTGCTCGGTGCGCTCGGCACCCAGGGGCTGGACGAGGGCCTCAGGGACGCCGACAACCTTGCCTGGAAGCTGGGCCCGGCCTGGCACCACGGTCCGCGTGAGGCGCTGCTGGACAGCTACCAGGCCGAGCGGCGCGCGGTGGTCGCCGCCCGGCTGCGCGCCGCCGACCAGGTGCTGCCGGTGCTGCGCGGTTCCGGCGGGCTGCGCCAGATCGTCCCGGGCACGGCGCGCGGCCACGACGCGCTGCTCACGGACGGTCACTTGGGGCGCGGACCGCTCGGTGCGCCGGGGGTGTACGCCGGCTCCCCGCTCGCGCCCCGGCAGCTGGAGGGCGTGATCCCGGTCGACACCCCGCCCGGCGCACAGGTCACCGACGTACGGGTCACCGCGGAGGATGGTTCCTTCGTCCAACTGCGCGAACGGCTCGGCCGTGGCGCCCTGCTCGTCGTCCTGATCGCGCCGGGCACGGGGGTGTGGGACCGCAAGCACTGGATGTCCGCCGGGATCATGCCCCGGCTCGCGGCGGCCGTGAGCGCGCTGCCGTACCCCGGCGAACTGCTGGTCGCCGAGAGCTACCCGGGTGCGCCCGCGCACAGCGTGCTGCTCGTGCGCCCCGACGGCCATCTGGTCACCGCGCTGAGCGGGGTCCGTCCGGCCGACCTGTACGTGGCCGCCGCGGCGACGATGGGCGGAGCGGACAAGGAAGAGGCGGCGGCGCAGGCGGCCTCCGGAGCCCGCTGA
- a CDS encoding SDR family NAD(P)-dependent oxidoreductase — MVDKRVVVVTGGGSGIGEATARLLSEAGHHVVVSGRRTEPLRRVAAETGALAYPSDVGDPDAAEGLVRAALTAHGRLDGLVLNAGIGRGGAVGDMSLRDWEEVMRTNVTGPLLLLRAAIPHLLESRGSVVAVASVSALRNGTSNAPYATSKAALLQLCRSVAVDYGRQGVRANVVCPGWVKTEMADRRMARFAAETDRRGGVPAAYEEATRMLPLGRPGEPREIAEAIGWLLSPAASYVNGSVLTVDGGATALDPGTLAFDFHIAPRSGEDSVPAR, encoded by the coding sequence GTGGTGGACAAGCGCGTTGTCGTCGTGACCGGCGGAGGATCGGGTATCGGGGAGGCCACGGCCCGGCTGCTGAGCGAGGCCGGTCACCACGTGGTCGTCTCCGGTCGGCGTACCGAACCCCTGCGGCGCGTCGCGGCGGAGACCGGGGCGCTGGCGTATCCGTCCGACGTCGGGGACCCCGATGCGGCCGAGGGGCTGGTCCGGGCGGCCCTGACCGCGCACGGGCGGCTCGACGGGCTGGTGCTGAACGCCGGAATCGGGCGCGGCGGAGCCGTGGGAGACATGTCGTTGCGGGACTGGGAGGAGGTCATGCGCACCAACGTCACCGGTCCGCTGCTCCTGCTGCGCGCCGCGATCCCGCATCTGCTGGAGTCCAGGGGGTCGGTGGTCGCCGTCGCTTCGGTGTCCGCGCTGCGCAACGGCACGAGCAACGCCCCGTACGCCACCTCCAAGGCGGCCCTGCTCCAGCTCTGCCGGTCGGTCGCCGTCGATTACGGGCGTCAGGGGGTGCGTGCCAACGTCGTGTGCCCCGGCTGGGTGAAGACGGAGATGGCCGACCGGCGCATGGCGCGCTTCGCCGCGGAGACGGACCGGCGCGGTGGCGTGCCGGCCGCCTACGAGGAGGCGACCAGGATGCTGCCCCTGGGGCGTCCGGGCGAGCCGCGTGAGATCGCGGAGGCGATCGGCTGGCTGCTGTCGCCGGCGGCGTCGTACGTCAACGGATCCGTCCTGACCGTGGACGGCGGCGCGACGGCCCTGGACCCGGGAACGCTCGCCTTCGACTTCCACATCGCCCCACGCTCCGGCGAGGACTCCGTACCGGCGCGGTGA
- a CDS encoding DUF6204 family protein, whose product MSTRTFRITVRGAFDGLTEAQRAALLADAAEHDVLRAAFTPEGHLTYDIAARPAFVFRFSDTGEEEEDILEATERAEEAAKAWLTERGYGFKNLRSTAEDLSQAPLGKRQRRAARSNGS is encoded by the coding sequence ATGAGTACCCGCACTTTCCGGATCACCGTACGCGGCGCCTTCGACGGCCTCACCGAAGCGCAGCGGGCCGCGCTGCTGGCCGACGCCGCCGAACACGACGTGCTGCGCGCCGCCTTCACCCCCGAGGGCCACCTGACCTACGACATCGCCGCCCGCCCGGCCTTCGTCTTCCGGTTCTCCGACACCGGGGAGGAAGAGGAGGACATCCTGGAGGCGACCGAGCGGGCCGAGGAGGCGGCGAAAGCCTGGCTGACCGAGCGCGGCTACGGCTTCAAGAACCTCCGCTCCACCGCCGAGGACCTCTCCCAGGCGCCGCTGGGCAAGCGGCAGCGGCGCGCGGCCCGTTCGAACGGCTCATAA
- a CDS encoding amino acid ABC transporter ATP-binding protein — MTNVSVTKEDVVTSDELVVLKSVNKHFGALHVLQDIDLTIARGEVVVVIGPSGSGKSTLCRTINRLETIDSGTISIDGRPLPAEGKELARLRADVGMVFQSFNLFAHKTVLENVMLGQLKVRKADKKQAEDTARSLLDRVGVGTQADKYPAQLSGGQQQRVAIARALAMGPKVMLFDEPTSALDPEMINEVLEVMQQLAREGMTMVVVTHEMGFARSAANRVVFMADGRIVEQAAPDQFFSNPRSDRAKDFLSKILHH, encoded by the coding sequence ATGACCAATGTATCGGTGACCAAGGAAGACGTGGTCACGTCCGACGAACTGGTCGTCCTGAAGAGCGTCAACAAGCACTTCGGCGCGTTGCATGTGCTCCAGGACATCGACCTGACGATCGCCCGCGGCGAGGTCGTCGTGGTCATCGGGCCCTCCGGGTCCGGAAAGTCGACCCTCTGCCGCACCATCAACCGCCTGGAGACGATCGACTCGGGCACCATCTCGATCGACGGCAGGCCCCTGCCCGCGGAGGGCAAGGAGCTGGCCCGGCTGCGGGCGGACGTCGGGATGGTCTTCCAGTCCTTCAACCTCTTCGCGCACAAGACGGTGCTCGAGAACGTGATGCTGGGGCAGCTCAAGGTCCGCAAGGCGGACAAGAAGCAGGCCGAGGACACGGCCCGGTCCCTGCTCGACCGGGTCGGCGTGGGCACCCAGGCCGACAAGTACCCCGCCCAGCTGTCCGGCGGCCAGCAGCAGCGTGTGGCCATCGCGCGGGCGCTGGCGATGGGCCCGAAGGTCATGCTCTTCGACGAGCCGACCTCCGCCCTCGACCCCGAGATGATCAACGAGGTCCTCGAGGTCATGCAGCAGCTCGCCCGCGAGGGCATGACGATGGTCGTCGTCACCCATGAGATGGGCTTCGCACGATCGGCTGCAAACCGTGTGGTCTTCATGGCCGACGGCCGGATCGTCGAACAGGCTGCGCCCGACCAGTTCTTCAGCAACCCGCGCAGCGACCGGGCCAAGGACTTCCTGTCCAAGATCCTGCACCACTGA
- a CDS encoding amino acid ABC transporter permease has protein sequence MSSVLYDAQGPRAKRRNVLYTAGFLVVLAAVLWWVYKALDDKGQLDWALWKPFFSGEAYSTYIWPGLQNTLKAAALAMLIALPLGATLGIARLSDHVWVRVPATIVVEFFRAIPVLVLMIFGNELYSQYTDVTSDDRPLYAVVTGLVLYNASVLAEIVRAGILALPKGQSEAAMAIGLRKGQVMRLILLPQAVTAMLPAIVSQLVVIVKDTALGGAVLTFPELLASANTMSGYYGANTIASFTVVAVIFVAINFSLTSFASWLEGRLRRRKKSTGAVLGVEDSVNIAGHAGTGAAA, from the coding sequence ATGAGTTCGGTCCTGTACGACGCCCAGGGCCCCCGCGCCAAGCGGCGCAACGTCCTGTACACGGCGGGTTTCCTCGTCGTCCTCGCGGCCGTCCTGTGGTGGGTGTACAAGGCCCTGGACGACAAGGGCCAGCTGGACTGGGCACTGTGGAAGCCGTTCTTCAGCGGTGAGGCGTACTCGACGTACATCTGGCCCGGCCTGCAGAACACGCTGAAGGCGGCGGCACTGGCGATGCTCATCGCGCTGCCGCTGGGTGCCACCCTCGGTATCGCCCGGCTCTCGGACCACGTGTGGGTACGCGTCCCGGCCACGATCGTGGTCGAGTTCTTCCGCGCGATCCCGGTACTGGTCCTGATGATCTTCGGTAACGAGCTGTACAGCCAGTACACCGACGTCACTTCCGACGACCGCCCGCTGTACGCGGTCGTGACCGGTCTGGTGCTGTACAACGCGTCGGTGCTCGCCGAGATCGTCCGCGCGGGCATCCTCGCTCTGCCGAAGGGCCAGTCCGAGGCGGCCATGGCCATCGGCCTGCGCAAGGGTCAGGTGATGCGGCTCATCCTGCTGCCGCAGGCGGTCACCGCGATGCTCCCGGCGATCGTCAGCCAGCTGGTGGTCATCGTGAAGGACACCGCGCTCGGCGGCGCCGTCCTCACCTTCCCCGAGCTGCTCGCCTCGGCGAACACGATGAGCGGTTACTACGGCGCCAACACCATCGCCTCCTTCACGGTGGTGGCCGTGATCTTCGTGGCCATCAACTTCTCCCTGACCTCGTTCGCGAGCTGGCTGGAGGGGCGGCTGCGGCGGCGCAAGAAGTCGACCGGCGCGGTGCTCGGCGTCGAGGACTCCGTAAACATCGCGGGCCACGCGGGAACGGGAGCCGCGGCCTGA